The DNA sequence TaagttcagacaacagttttattgtttatgttgtaTGAATATGTTTCAGACAATAAACTTTAATTTTATGTTGTCTAAGTGCAAGGGCTTCATCATTTATTCTGCCCTAGTTGACTTCAACAATACTTAgccaaatttcaattttcccATTCGAGAAAACCCACGCCCCCTCATCAGCTCTtgcgcgctctctctctctctctctctctcaaaatcactctcagctttctctttctctcaaaaTCACACTCACCGACGCTCTGACCCCTCACACCTCTCACTCAGCCATCTCTCTCATTCAATCCTCAACTCTCACTGTCTCACGCTCTCTCACTGTCGAAGCTTTCAAGCCAACTCCCTCAATCCATCTCACTGGAGCTTTCAACTTGCATACTATTGCTATGGAGGTTCTTGAAGATAGACCGCTCCCTCTTTTAAGCTAGGTACGATTGGGTTTATAAGGTGTGTTAGGGTTTCGGGGTTCAATTGGAATTGGGGATTAGGTTTCGTATTGAAATCGATTTTTGGGTATTTGATTTTCTGGATTACTTGGATTTGGGGATTGGGGATTTCATATACAAGGGAAATTGGGTACCCAGTTTGCTGTTAATTTCGAATTGGGTGTTTGCTGATATTTTTGTGAACTCTAGTTCCTTATATTCGCCAATCAAATGAACTTgtgtttctcaatttgcatagaTTTCCTTTGCACGTTATTTTTCAAAGAtgcattctttctttcttttacttgtttattcaaaatcttCTGCATATATCATATTCCTTATTGGTATTATATCTGGCCATCTGGCAATTGTTAAGCTTGTTTACTTTTTCCAAAACTTACAGTTGTTAAGCTTCCTTTCCATCTATAACTGGAGTGAGTCTGCTACATATTAAGAGCTTCTCAGTCATGTATATTGTTCTATCTCTTAACTTATCATTTTATCTGATATACTTCTTCACTTGCTTATTGCCATTTTACAAAACTATAATGTCTAGTTGATCATCTAACTTCGTGATTATTAATCATTAAACAAGACAAACATTGATCATTGTGTCAATATTGGTTTGACCTTATGAGATATAATTCAAGAATCTGAAGACATTTTTTGAGATGTTGAACATGGTTACATTGGTGAAACTGTGATGCTAGCCTTGTGGATTTTTTCTCTGCCGTCTGTCATCCCAATACTATTATTTCCCCTTCTTTCTAGTAGACTTGTGGATGCTCCCCATTTACTTAATATACTTGTTCATGCTcccatgttaaatttatacaaGTCTATATGCTCTTGTTTGTTGATAATTTCGATGACAATGGTTGTGAAAATTTAACACTTGTAAGTAATATGATAGGGAAATTACGTGATTGAAAAGAAATCTCGGCAAATGCACTGAGCAAGGCCGGGGGAGGAGTACAAGAGTATTGCTGTGACAAAACTAGCTGAGATAAACAGTTCAAGTGAGTATTTCTAAGCTTTGTCTTATTCTGTACTAGTGAATGCATATAGGTTTACAATTTTAGTTGATGTTTGTTGAACTGTATACTTGCGATGATTGCTTTGCTGCCTAAGTGTACTGTAATGTGATTCTATTACCTGCATATTGTATACAATTACATGTGATGTGATGAAAATGTAGGAAAAGTATGATGATTACTTTCTAGGAATTCTTTCtaagttgttttgtttttgattgtaagatggataaatcatggatgcatgctgatagaaGATCGCGAACCTTTGAGCTAGGTGTTGAAGAAATGCTTATGTTTGCATTAGAGAATGGTTGTGATGTTAATAGATTATGTTGTCCTTGTATGAACTGTGCGCACAGCAAACATTAGAAGGCTAGTGTAGTCAAAGATCATTTAGTGGAGTTTGGGATTGATAAAACTTATACAAAATGGATATGGCATGgggaaaaatcagaaagtgaATGGCATTCTGAAACTGTAGAGAAGGAACAGAATGACATAGGTATAGGGGGGTCTGATGATGAAGAGTTTTCAGAAGACTCTAATGAGTTTTTAAGGTTTGTCGAAGATGGCGATAAACCTCTTTACCCTGGTTGTACCCGTTTTACCAAGTTGAATGGACTTGTTAAAACTTATAatctgaaagcaaagcatgggtTGAGTGATGCTTGCTATTTAGACATGTTAATACTGATTGGAATCTTGCTTCCAGAAGGTAATGAAGTACCAGGTTCTTTTTATGAGGCCAAAAAGACGTTGTGTGCGTTAGGGATGGATTACCAAAAGATACATGCATGCCCTAATGACTGCATATTATATAGGGATAATCATATGGATGCGGCAAGCTGCCCTATTTGTGGTATATCTAGGTGGAAGAAGGGAAAGAATAATGTAGAGAAAGTAGGGGTTCCAGGTAAGATGTTGTGGTATTTTCCACCTATACCTAGGTTTCGGAAGATGTTTCAGTCGACACAAACAGCTAAAGCTTTGACTTGGCATGCTGATGAGCGAGTGAAGGATGATAAAATGAGGCATCCGGCTGATTCCCCTAGTTGGAAGTTAGTGGATGATAAGTGGCCTGCTTTTAGGTCAGAGCCTAGGAATCTAAGGCTAGCGCTATCCTCTGACGGTTTCAATCCCCACAGTTCTCTTTCTAGTAGATACTCTTGCTGGCCTGTCATATTAGTGAGCTACAATCTTCCTCCATGGCTTTGCATGAAGAGGAAGTATATGATGCTCACTTTGTTAATCTCGGGACCTAAACAACCTGGAAATGACATTGATGTCTACCTCCAGCCATTGATAGATGATTTAAAGATTTTGTGGGATGGGGTTGAAGAGGTATATGACTGTTATAGGAAAGAGTACTTTAAACTGAGAGCAGTACTCTTCTGGACGATCAATGACTTCCCTGCTTATGGGAACCTGTCAGGCAACATTGTGAAAGGATACAATGCGTGTCCTATTTGTCTTGAGCATACCAAACCTCATAGGCTGGGTCATGGTAAGAAGATGTCGTATCAGCGGCATCGAAGATTCTTACCACATCACCATCCTTATCGAAGACAGGCAACAACTTTTGATAACACTGAAGAAGTTGACCCCGCTCCTGTTCCATTAAGTGGAGAGGAGGTGTTGAAAAGAGTAGAAGGTTTAACCAGACCTTTTGGTAAAAACCACACTCATCCTCCATATAAGGGTGTTGAAGATTAGAACAGACCTTGCTGGAAGAAGAAATCAGTTTTTTTCCAACTTGAGTACTGGAAGTTTCTTCCAGTTCGACATAATCTTGATGTCATGCACATCGAGAAGAATGTGTGCGAAGCAATAATTGGTACATTGCTGAACATTCCTGGAAAAACAAAAGATGGGGTGGCTGCTCGATTAGATATGGTGGTAATGGGTATAAGGACTGGTTTGAAACCTGAAACAGGCAAAAAAAAGCAGAAGTTACCCTTGGCAAGCTGGAATCTGatgttagaagaaaaaaaatagtttgcACTTCTTTTTTTGGAATGAAGCTAGCTGACCGATTGTGTTCACAAGTGAAGAGTTTAGTGTCTATGGATGATCTTCGGCTTATTGGCATGAAATCGCATGATTGCCATATAGTGCTCCATGACTTACTCCCCATTGCAATTCGCTCTGTATTAAATAAACCTGTTAGGTATGCCATCATCAGATTCTGTCTTTTCTTCAAGGGGATTTGCAGTAAAGTCATCGATGTTGAGAAGCTAAAAAAAATGCAAGCTGACCTTATTGAAACAGTTTGTGAGCTTGAAAAATTCTTCCCACTTTCCTTCTTCGATATTATGATTCATCTTTCGGTCCATCTTGTTAGAGAAGTTGAGCTCTGCAGGCCCGTTTTCTTTAGATGGATGTATCCATTTGAAAGGTACATGAAGACTTTGAAGGGTTATGTTAGAAACCGTACATTTCCAGAAGGTTGCATTGCTGAGGCATACATCGCTGAAGAAGCAGTGGAGTTTTTGGCAGAACGTGATCTAGAAGGAGCTACTGTTGGACTACCAACAAGCGGCACCTTTGAGGATTCATGCAGACCTTTATCAGGCGCCACAATGATTAATCCTGGTCAGAAGGAGTTCCAGCTAGCACATCTGTGTGTGTTGCAGAATACGGATGAAGCAAGGCCGTATTTTGAGTAAGTGAACTTCCATGTTTTTGTCTATTTTGCTTATGTATAaatattgtaattttgtttACTGAACTTAAGacattttccctctttttttgtAGCGAACATTTGGAAATGTTGAAACGTGTTTTTCCAAACTTccaaaaaaatgagaaatggcTAAAGGAGAAGCAGAATAAAACATTTGTGAAATGGATACAAGACAAGGTATATGATTGTTTATTTCAGCTCCTTGATTTGGTATATATATTTGTACCTATTTTCATAATTACAAATTTGGAAATGCAGGTTGCATCTGAACTTGTTCATGACGATAACAATGTATCAGAAAAGTTAAGGTGGATTGCTGATGGTCCTAATCCAGAAGTACCTTCATTCTGTGCATACACGATAAATGGGGTTAACTTCACCACCAAGGATCGCGATGATGTCCGCGCAGTGCAATGCAGTGGGGTTTCATTGTTTGCCAATGCCATGCTAGTCTCTAGTGCAAAGGATAAGAACCCTAAATATGATGACACAAATTTTTATGGAGTCATTAGAGATATATGGGAATTAGACTATCATAGCTTTAGGGTACCTATCTTTCATTGTGATTGGGTTGATATCGATAAGGGCATTAAGATAGATGACTTGGGATTTACGTTAGTAAACTTGAATAAGTTAGGTCATTTCAACGATCCTTTTGTGTTAGGGACAGATGTGAAGCAAGTCTGCTACATATCTGACCCTCTTAACGCCAATTGGTCAGTGGTTTTAAGATATCCGGATAGGGATTACCATGGTCGTGATGATGAAGAGGTGGGAGTCATTGAACTTCAGCAGGAGCACTTTGATGTAACCATGCCACCTATTGATACTACTGAAGGCACTGGTGAACAAACCAGCAATTATATGCGTGATGGGGACGAAGGAATATGGATGGAATGATGAGTGTGAAGTCATAGTTTAGGGTTGTTTACCATTATTTTGATCGTTGTACTTATTTCAATTCATATTTAAACCTTTGTGATTCTTCATTCATTTGCAATGTGAATCTATGTTATTACTTGATGTTTACCTTTGCTTAAAGTATATTATTGCATTATATGTTTAATCACTTGCAATTTTGCCTTAGATAACAATTCTgaatctttgttttattttgctttACCATGCTTCAATCTGCCTTATTTATGTTTAGCTAACCTATGTCTTTTTGGTTGTAGGTTATGGCTCCTTCAAAGACATTGGCTACCTCAAGAGCAAAAGAAAATATTCTTAAGGCATTGAGAGCTACAAGAGCGAGGTCTGCACCAGTAGCAGCAAAATCTGGTCTATCAAATGCTTCTGAAAATAATACATCCCCAAAGAAAGCAATAACGTCACTGAAGGTGAACAAGACATTGACCAAGAAGAAGGGCAAATCCTCGAAGGCCACCAGCCCCTTTCCAACCGGCTTAAAGTTGCTGAAGCGCGGCTGTGTAACAATGCATAGGATTGTGCGACGAAAAATTCTTGGAATTAAGCAGAAAGTCTTGTTTAACCAGAAGGGGGCGGCTTATGGTGCTGCAGCCAAGGAGATGCAGTCATATATCGGGGTACTAGCACGTACCAAGGCACCTATTTGGAGACCTAGTTGGAAGCAAGTGCCAAAAGAtcgtaaaaataaaatttggcaGTGTGTTGAGGTATTCAAATTCtcctttcttttgtttattaatGTAAATACAACTTCATGTTCATATATGGTTTTAATTTGAATAATATCATTTCTTTAGATGGCATTTGAGATACCCCCGGAGGCAAGGAGAATGGTCCTAGCTTCAGCTTCACAGAAGTGGAGAGAATTCAAGAGCAAGCTGAGTACACAGTACATCATCCCACATAAGGATGAACCTGAACTGTTAGAGTATCCCCCAGCTGACTACAACTTCATTGAGAAGGCTCATTGGGACATATTTGTTGCTGATCGCTTGTCTGAAGAGTTTCAGGTCgtgtattttaatattttctggCACTTGGTTAAATTATTACTACTCATGTTGGAACCAAAGACATTGATGAATGTTCTTATTTCTGCGGTTTATAGATATTGCACGAGGTTCAGAAGAAAAAGAGGGCTAAGAACAAGTACCCTCATCGCATGTCGCGCAAGGGATATGCAAATCTGGAGGTTGAACTGGTGAGCAGAGATTGATGCTCTATTTGTCTTACATGCTAAATTGTTTTATGGTTATTTTGGTTACTTATATTGATGCGATATTCTAGTCTGAGTCTCTAGAAGATTCAGAGCTGGACAGTGCAACAATGTGGATAAAGGCACGACAGGATAAACATGGAAACTTCAAAGATGGTGAGCTAGAGCAAAAGGTTGCAGCAATAGTAAGTAAACTGGTATACTTGTTTTAGTTTATTGAAGCCATCTTTTACAACTATATTACTAAATATACAAAGGTCAAAACGTCACAGATTTATATTGAAAATTATTTTTTGATTTAGGACAAGTTGAGGAAGCAAGTGAGTGACGGTGAGGTGACAACATGTGGCACCGATGATGTATTGACAAAGGCTCTAGGAAATGCTGAGCACCATGGCAGAGTACGTGGTGTGGGAGGTTATGTCAAGCCTACTACGTATTTCAAACTGCCTAGGAACAAAAGGAAGACTGTTGAAGAGAGGATTAAGGAAGGCTGCAAGAAACTTATAGAAGAGGAGGCAGAGAAAATTGTGGCACGAGAAAGAGCACATTGGGCTGACACGATAATGAGATTGGAAGCAAAATTAGATGGGAGAGCCCTTCCCATTGAGTCGCCTCCGGCGGGCCATGTTACCAAGGACCTTGGTTCTGGACAAGGTAGCTGCTCCAATTTGCGGGAGAAGTGTCCTCTTCAAAAGGCTGAAGACCTTGTTGTCAGCGCAAAGAAGCGTTTGGAGTTAGAGGTTGAAGTTCAGGAGGAAGtacaagaagaaaatattgTGAAGCTGCCGGTGGAAGAACCAGTGGCTATAGAGGTTGAAGAAAAGGCTATTCAGTTGGTGGAAGTCACACAACAGGTATATAAGCACTATTAGAGTATGAAGATGTAAATCACTTATTTTTCATGCATATGATTTTTGCCGTAAATCTGATCTGTTGATTTCTTGATTTGTATTGGAAAATGTGTTTTTTCATAAAATAGGAACTCAAGGACTTAGAGTGCAAATTGGCTGTAGGTGACATCAACAATATTGTTGCCATTGCAACCATTGTTGAAGTCGACGCTGCGTGCGCCAACCAGACAATTCATGGTGCTCCTTTGGGAGAAGGGAATGTGCGAGTGTCGATTTTGCGTCCACTTGATCCCGAAGCTAAGCTTCCATTCCCAATCGCTGATGAGATAGTTACTGTTAAGGATGCTGTTGGAACTTACATTGCTTGGCCAAGAGACCTCATAGTTCAACCCCCTCCCCATACAGAGAAGGTGAAGTAACTAGATTTGGAATTGAAGCATGCATGTTAAAGTATATGGTATTTAGTAATAATTGAAACTACTTTCATGTAGAAACAACGGCCTAAGTCTGTTAAGGGtctgaagaaaaggaaaaggccAGTAGAGgaggatgaagatgaggatCTCGACTTGAAGAAACTGCCAAAAGATTACCCTGCACCGTTGAAATGCTTGTGGTTGTGGGCTAGAGACAATTTGGCAAATGGGAGGACAATGTCCTTTCAGATGGAAGATAAAGTTTTTGGCATCAACAGGAAGCATTATTTGTTTAAGGGAGACATTTATGCATTGTGTACCATGTCTGAACTATCTGGTAGAGTGATCTCCATGTATATTCTGTAagttgataaaaaaataataattagccATTCATAACATATTATTAGTttataattgtattgtactCTACTCAATTGCAAATATATATTAACGATGTGTGCTTCTACAGCTACTTGCATGAAgtcttgaagaaatcaaagatGGCAGACATGGTTGGCTTTGTAGACCCTGCACAAATTGGAGCACTTGCGTGTGGAAGTGCAACAGAAAGATCGCGTCAACTGGCAAATAGGttcaaaaatgcaaagaaatgcCAGATTTTTATGTTGCCGTATAATGCAGGGTGAGTGAGTTATCTTTAACTTATCTACTTACTTGAATGGTCTTTTAAATGTAGTATGTCTATATATAATACAAAAACTGGATTTGACATAAttttttggtttaaatttttaAGTAAGCATTGGATGTTGACTGTTGTCAACCCAGAGGAAGAAACAATCTACTTCATGGATCCACTAAGGCGTCGACTAGTTGGTGGAGAATGGCAGACAGTTGTGGAGAAGTAAGTTTAGAGTGTCTGATTTTGATAAAATGATGGAATGATGATATATGtggttgttaatttgtttgccATCGATTGATTAAAGCTTGTTGTTGtcttttgttttattgttgAAGTGGAATCAAAATTTACAATGCTCAGATGGATAGATGTGGCCAGAAATCTATAGTGTGGCATAACATGGGGGTATGTCTAGCTAGTATTCAATTGTAGATTCAGAATTTGTACttggtatatatacatatgatgGTTAGCACAAACTAAGTTGTTGTAACGTTATGTTTTTAGGGAATTCCGGTGTAGCAAGGTGACAAGGATTGTGGCATATTCATCATGCGGTACATGAAGGAAATAGTTGCGGATAAGAATCTAGAATTTGCATCAAAGCTGAAGCCTGAAATTTTAGCCTGGCCTGCATTGTAACTCCATTTTCTTCTTGCTGCATGAATGGTTGTGATGTTGAGATTCTGCTATTCTATTTGTTTCAGTGGCAGCGGCGATCGGAATTGGTTTACACCCAAAAGGATCTTGATGATGTGAGGTCAGAGTGGGCAAAGTTTGTCTTGAAGTATCATGCATAGCTATATGGTTGGTAAATGGAGGgataatgttttggtattttgacTGCAGTACCCTAGGTAGATCATGTTTTTTGGCCTTTAGGCAAATATGGTTAATGTGCGCACATTGGACACATATATGGACAAGTTCATGATCATGGCCTTTATGTTTTTAGCCTTAAGGTATATATAGGCAAGGTGCTGTGTTACTATTGGGATATGAATACAGCTGAAGGAATTTGTATGTTTTAGAATCAATGGAAAGCTAGCTTTTGGAATCCAATGTTGGATGTGTTTGTGGATGTTTTGATCAATTGGTTTTTCTTGTTAGATGGAATGTCCATAATGCATGTCTTATGAGGCTATCTCAGACAATTCAattctaagaaaaaaaaaaaaaaaactattgtctaATGACTGGACGTaataaaattgaaatgaaaaaactgttgtgtgtaaAACCTAACTACAATATCACTCAACTAAGTTCAGTTGTCCAACTTTAAGAAACACAACTACAAAGTTAcatattctgttgtctgaagtaaAGGAAGACAATAAAGAATAGAACAAAGTTGTAACCAAGTTATTGTCTGACTTCATTAACCACTACATCTTTTCATAAATAGCATTGTTGGAAACACACTTTAAGGAGTAAAAGGGCTAATAAGCTATTGTTCCACTACTAACCAGACAATAGTTATATTCGAAAATGATGAATTGTAATACATTAACAGACAACAACTTTACCAAAAATAGGTTGTGTCAATCTAATCCACTCAACAGATAAAACCTACCCCTAGATGTTGAAGAGTCATAGAGACAACACATGTTCTAAAAGCAATGTTGTCTGACTTGTTCTCACAAGTTACCGATCTTCATCTTCTGCTGACTTAATTTACATCCCACAACAGCATTAGTAATCTACAATTGTCTTTtctggtattcagacaacaggtatgTAGACATCTGCTCTTGTACTATCTTTCTTCACACGACAGTTCTGTGCTGTTGTCTGACCACCCCATCAGACGGCACAGGCTTTAACAACAGCGCCCAGACTGATCAGATGACAGtccaaaactgtcgtctgatgccattATTGACGTAGTGATTGTTTCCAAGATTTAATGCGAAGATGAAAGCAGTTTGCAAACTGCATATATACATTGAAACTACGTGATCAGTAAGGCACACAAAATGCAAGCGACTCAAAAGCAAAGATCTTTATATGccaaacataacaaaaatgtATGTTGCAGCTTTAGCATCGGCGGTCGAACCAAATTCAGAATAAGACGTCTTCAGTGCAGTTAAATCTTTGATTTAGGTCTTCGTCCTTTGCAAGAGATCTTTTTTAATCGAACTCATTCTGCTTTTGCTGAAAGGGTACAACTTTTTGATAAAACTTATTAGTAATGGTACTTCTTactttaaaattattttttagaaGATAGTTTACACATTGCATGGATAGTTAAGTTGTCTAATCTATTTTTAATAGATTTCAATGCATAATATATATACTCATATAGCAGACAAGTGAAGAACCAGAtgccaacatatatatataaaggtacTTATTGGATCCTCTTCCTGCGCAGTCTAAATGTGTTTAGGAAAAGAATAATGGCTTCTAGCTAGAAGAATCAATGATCAGATACGTACAATTGTGAAATGCAGATGATGTGCTTCAACCCTATTGGCTATTGCTAATCCCCAAATCCATCCGTATATTTGACACCAGTAGAGGGCAACCGTAAGTTTCCTATAATAAACTGCCCTACACCCCTACTGTAAAGTTCTTCACCTGAccttgtacccaaaaaaaaaaaaaaaaaagaagttcttCACCTGACCCGACTTCTTAAACACTTGATACCCCGGCCACTTTACCCTGCTCAGGCTGCTCGCTCCTGGCCCGGAGTTCGTGTACTCCCCGTAGAACAATGTATCCCTAAAGAAGGGGGAACCTTTCCACTTTAGCCACCCTTCAGGCTGTACAACATTGCTCAAGAAAGACTGCATGATAATGGTTCTTGAATATAGCTCAGTGGTCTACCAAGGTACGTAGGTGTGCTAGAGTTAACAGCGGCCGCAGCCAACAGGTCCGAGTCAGCTGATATGTTGCAGAATTGGAATGAGAAGCTGGTGGACGAGTTTGAGTACTTGCGGCTATGGGCCGTCGTGGTGTTTATTTGCTTTGGCGAGGTCTGGCTAGGAATTGGCAGTTTTGGAACGCAGCTGTGGCGTCACCAAATATGAAATCGACTGTGCCACTGATCTTGCAGTCACGGTAGAATTGGCGGTTGGAGTGTGTGTAGAGGGAgtctgataaagtaatctggggttcacatccaaaaccaattggcaatggatggagtggcccaaacccttataaacccataggcaaggtcccatttttcccatgtgggatatatatattctcaacacgcccccgcacgtgtagcgaattttcaagccatacacgtggacaatttttgggtgacgtggagcccgtgtggccgttaggcatgcacacgtgggttaccctctctgataccatgataaagtaatctggggttcacatccaaaactaattggcaatggatggagtggcccaaacccttataaactcataggcaaggtcccatttttcccatgtgggatatatatattctcaacttGGTATCCCCTATTTCCACACCGGCagaagaagcttcccattagcCAAGATTAACATTTTTGAAAGATCTGAATTGGTTTTAGTTAGATGGAATGTGAGGGAATGTATGATTGCCACAATAAGAGATGACAATGGTCTATATATTATCCACACACTTAAGTCTCGACCGGCGTCACTATTGTGAGCTCTGATTTCAGTCTCAGTAACTGACATTTAGTATTCAAATTGCATGCGGAACTTGAAAGCAAAGACTGGTTCGTTTTGTTGGCTGCGACGCTGCGTGTCATCTTACATACATATATGAAATATTAATTTATCATCACTGTTCATCAATATATAGTACTTTTGAAATTGAATATACTCAGTTAAATTGAAGGGGATGTCTTTGGGATTAGGTAGAATCAATTCAATAAGCTTCTATAGAACAATGGCACCACCGCACCAATCAGTGAAgactaaaaggaaaaagatttgtggcctcaatgaggcctaagatttgtggcctcaatcttaggtgtcatgtcatgtcacctacacacatcaccaatttgtcaaatcatgccatgtaattcttgagtaaaaagactaacttatccttccaaaatctaatggctctaaattattttggttttcatctaaaaataaaatatattattttggtttttttatttttatttttttcgttatatataattatatatatatatatatgtttgtgaatatatatatatatatatttataattcgtcacaaaaaaaattatatacaaatatgtgtttgtgtgtgtgtgtctatatatatatatatatatatatatataattcgtacagaaatttatatatgtatattcgatgtagaattaatatggtatatatatatatatatatatatattaatgtcatatttctaacccacaaaattttaaaaaaaaaaattgattaaaaaaaaaaatcaaatttaaaattgattccacacaaatggaaagaaaatatattaatatcttaattataacccatcaaatttggtaaattgaagtaatattcaactcttttaataaatgaatttaataaaattaatggaagattagtttaccttacactaacaagttaattagaaaagtcaaaaattaaattggatccacaaaaatggaaagaaaatgtattgaaatctggtaattgaagaggtaagaaaatatcattaataaattgaattgataaaattctagattccatcatttcaaaatttctcgataatttaatattgtcgCATCCAAACTcaacattaggaagtgttccttaaaggtcaagtgagacttcattaatacaactgttcgtttatttttacatgaaaaaacaatcataatgttattaatactatgtagaaattcaatgaacaataagtgtataacacagcaataatcaaagaaaaagtgcaattaaggaaggtgtaaaatagaagtcatcgtccacattaacattaaagtcagctaacatgtcttacacgaacaaataagtgataagtagctaataatgagccagtaaagtttactggggacttttccctaatgacatatttacactgaaatagaaatcatcatccacactaaaatttaaagtcagctaacatgtcttacagtaacaaataagtactaagtatccaatgacgagccagtagagttcactggagacctttacctaatggcatattcacacttaaatagaagccatcatctactgaaactgaaagaactaacatgtcttgcacgaacaagtaagtattaagtagccaatgatgagctagtagagttcactagagacctttacctaatggcatattcacacttaaatagaagccatcatctactgaaactgaaagaactaacatgtcttgcacgaacaagtaagtattaagtagccaatgatgagctagtagagttcactagagacctttacctaatggcatattcacacttaaatagaagccatcatctactgaaactgaaagagctaacatgtcttgcac is a window from the Rosa chinensis cultivar Old Blush chromosome 2, RchiOBHm-V2, whole genome shotgun sequence genome containing:
- the LOC121051164 gene encoding uncharacterized protein LOC121051164; translated protein: MAPSKTLATSRAKENILKALRATRARSAPVAAKSGLSNASENNTSPKKAITSLKVNKTLTKKKGKSSKATSPFPTGLKLLKRGCVTMHRIVRRKILGIKQKVLFNQKGAAYGAAAKEMQSYIGVLARTKAPIWRPSWKQVPKDRKNKIWQCVEMAFEIPPEARRMVLASASQKWREFKSKLSTQYIIPHKDEPELLEYPPADYNFIEKAHWDIFVADRLSEEFQILHEVQKKKRAKNKYPHRMSRKGYANLEVELSESLEDSELDSATMWIKARQDKHGNFKDGELEQKVAAIDKLRKQVSDGEVTTCGTDDVLTKALGNAEHHGRVRGVGGYVKPTTYFKLPRNKRKTVEERIKEGCKKLIEEEAEKIVARERAHWADTIMRLEAKLDGRALPIESPPAGHVTKDLGSGQGSCSNLREKCPLQKAEDLVVSAKKRLELEVEVQEEVQEENIVKLPVEEPVAIEVEEKAIQLVEVTQQELKDLECKLAVGDINNIVAIATIVEVDAACANQTIHGAPLGEGNVRVSILRPLDPEAKLPFPIADEIVTVKDAVGTYIAWPRDLIVQPPPHTEKKQRPKSVKGLKKRKRPVEEDEDEDLDLKKLPKDYPAPLKCLWLWARDNLANGRTMSFQMEDKVFGINRKHYLFKGDIYALCTMSELSGRVISMYILYLHEVLKKSKMADMVGFVDPAQIGALACGSATERSRQLANRFKNAKKCQIFMLPYNAGKHWMLTVVNPEEETIYFMDPLRRRLVGGEWQTVVENGIKIYNAQMDRCGQKSIVWHNMGWQRRSELVYTQKDLDDVRSEWAKFVLKYHA